The proteins below come from a single Takifugu flavidus isolate HTHZ2018 chromosome 6, ASM371156v2, whole genome shotgun sequence genomic window:
- the si:dkey-30k22.5 gene encoding lecithin retinol acyltransferase family protein, whose product MFLYQLLNFFFAASKKEEEEEGGLKYDLSLYKRGDLLEVPRTLFTHFGIYLGDNRVAHLIPDILPVVTKNKSSIAKMVTNNRLLLGVIAKVASVRVDSVVDFAYGSEILVNHMDRVCKQPALDGDEVARRAEKLLGSVTYSLLWYNCEHYVMYCRYGMAISYQTYQFCTAVRKIVCSRTSSYLTALCGVGVMLYLGCLTMLTALLTLLVSFTIWMAA is encoded by the exons ATGTTTCTTTACCAACTACTGAATTTCTTCTTCGCAGCTtccaaaaaggaggaggaggaggaggggggcttgAAGTATGACCTCTCTCTGTACAAGCGCGGCGATTTATTAGAAGTTCCCAGGACTCTGTTCACGCACTTTGGCATCTACCTGGGCGATAATCGCGTGGCTCACCTCATCCCCGACATCCTGCCGGTGGTCACCAAGAACAAGTCCTCCATCGCCAAAATGGTGACAAACAACCGTCTGCTGCTGGGGGTCATCGCCAAGGTCGCCAGCGTCAGGGTGGACTCCGTGGTCGATTTTGCCTACGGGTCAGAGATTCTGGTCAACCACATGGACAGAGTGTGTAAGCAGCCAGCTCTGGATGGGGACGAGGTGGCCAGGAGGGCCGAGAAGCTGCTGGGTTCGGTCACCTACAGCCTGCTGTGGTACAACTGCGAACACTACGTGATGTACTGCAGATACGGCATGGCCATCAGCTATCAGACCTACCAG TTCTGCACAGCTGTGCGGAAGATCGTCTGCAGCAGGACGAGCTCCTACTTGACGGCGCTGTGCGGCGTGGGAGTCATGCTGTACCTGGGCTGCCTGACAATGCTGACAGCTTTACTGACCCTGCTGGTCTCCTTCACGATCTGGATGGCGGCCTGA